Proteins from one Bactrocera neohumeralis isolate Rockhampton chromosome 3, APGP_CSIRO_Bneo_wtdbg2-racon-allhic-juicebox.fasta_v2, whole genome shotgun sequence genomic window:
- the LOC126754228 gene encoding lysine-specific demethylase 6A isoform X1 yields the protein MDFDAEDNLTVEEMHFIADLDSRQFGFLKLTAPENAAIRIIVERAVKILQKVIISRKEEEQREKLAIKSEDVPEESNLHVMKTEQGSDELLQENSTQVPVDLPSPQKKEEESANQTSAETPTTNQDSGKDKNKISVDVLTYCKLGHLHLLLEEYDEALAAYQKYYQLCPKNWKNLPFLYGLGMVYFHFNAFRWSIRAFRSLLYQDPNFIRASEAHLRIGLMLKVFGEYKLSLKHLKLAQIDNSPCTFSKLQIKFHIAHLYEVHNKHKAAKEAYEHLLNSKELTLELKADIYRQLGWMYHCVESLGDKKQRDNYAIICLQKSIEANPKSGQSLYLLGRCYAGINKVHDAFIAYRNSVEKSEGNADTWCSIGVLYQQQSQPTDALQAYICAVQLDKNHKAAWTNLGILYESCGQPRDAYACYLNATRSIKNNTQPKATVNDNKAGNLNLKLRTTGNLTSRECQGLGKGLSQRIKFLETQLAQAPMPSITSKRRQLCSIEEAWNLPISLEMSSRQQHQQATQVQQRQYGKSAHGSVIQGPPPPYPHTHQNINNVPTKRFKDEALQQTESGNRPAQPAFFLSQQQLQTLQFLQQNQSTLNHQEQALFQQLSSQYRLMQQYQQAMRQQNTCQLPQNVQAQQLQSPSLQPAPGQPIHSTASSSLTTGNITEATGATSSSNAPPAYAGTRDDQTKAVVPKPSTSTIESGVLTQLSPSNDQLGVSDQELQVFLSQKGLTSTFAEDLLKTFNPDNLDIKEEDIDGTPEDLFNGLDKNLSIADKSNTLTSIVSGQQPTGEANSTETAGAVKEETDAEQNSADIKSENFHGDEYDDRDKYDDELEEPSKFSIQMDSKQLIAAVKNLSLEEPPPHCSVLHINAPPPSPPDCPPQRLTREQLLPPTPSVHLENKKHAFSPQLQEFCLKHPIAVVRGLAGALKLDLGLFSTKTLVEANPDHSVEVRTQVHQSPDENWDASQAKRVWACISHRSHTTIAKYAQYQASSFQDSLKDEHDKGPTGVPTMSDSDSKDSVSNSNVSGKRKKLKNGNKMLRFGTNVDLSDERKWRSQLAELQKLPAFARVISAANMLSHVGHVILGMNTVQLYMKVPGSRTPGHQENNNFCSININIGPGDCEWFAVPDAYWGGIHNLCEKNNISYLHGSWWPVLEDLYKENIPVYRFIQRPGDLVWVNAGCVHWVQSVGWCNNIAWNVGPLTARQYSLAVERYEWNKLQNFKSIVPMVHLSWNLARNIKVSDPKLFELVKMCLLQTLKNVVHTLEYVKSKGVEVRFHGRGKNEASHYCGQCEVEVFNILFIREQEKRHVVHCMACARKLSPNLQGIVCLEEYRLSELLQIYDAFALYKVPQTLPQSPNSSNI from the exons atggaTTTTGATGCTGAGGACAATCTTACCGTGGAGGAAATGCACTTTATAGCCGACTTGGACAG TCGCCAGTTTGGTTTTCTCAAATTGACAGCGCCTGAAAATGCAGCCATACGTATCATTGTTGAGCGTGCAGTGAAAATCTTACAAAAGGTTATTATATCAAGAAAGGAAGAGGAGCAAAGGGaaaaattagcaataaaatCAGAGGATGTGCCTGAAGAATCAAACCTACATGTGATGAAGACAGAGCAGGGAAGTGATGAACTGTTGCAGGAAAACAGTACCCAAGTGCCTGTTGACTTACCAAGTCCccaaaagaaagaagaagaaagtgctAATCAAACATCTGCGGAAACTCCTACCACTAATCAGGACAGTggtaaagataaaaataaaatttccgtAGATGTTTTGACTTATTGTAAGCTGGGACATCTTCATTTACTTCTTGAAGAGTATGACGAAG CGCTTGCAGCTTATCAAAAGTACTATCAACTTTGTCCGAAGAACTGGAAAaatttgccttttctgtatgGCCTTGGGATGGTGTATTTCCATTTTAATGCATTTAGATG GTCTATTAGAGCGTTTCGAAGTTTACTTTATCAAGACCCGAATTTTATACGGGCTAGTGAAGCACATTTACGTATTGGTCTTATGCTAAAAGTCTTTGGGGAGTATAAACTATCACTTAAACACTTGAAATTAGCCCAAATTGACAATTCTCCATGTACATTTTCTAAACTACAAA TAAAATTTCACATTGCCCATCTATATGAAGTTCATAATAAGCATAAAGCGGCCAAAGAGGCCTACGAGCATCTTCTTAATAGTAAAGAGCTGACATTGGAATTGAAAGCAGATATATATAGACAATTAG GATGGATGTATCATTGTGTGGAATCATTAGGAGATAAAAAACAACGAGATAATTATGCAATAATATGTTTACAAAAGTCAATTGAAGCAAATCCGAAATCAGGACAATCACTGTATTTATTAGGCAGATGTTATGCGGGTATTAATAAAGTTCACGACGCATTCATAGCTTACAGAAACTCTGTGGAAAAGAGTGAAGGAAACGCCGATACATGGTGTTCTATCgg AGTATTATATCAGCAACAAAGTCAACCGACAGACGCGCTACAAGCGTATATATGTGCAGTTCAACTCGACAAGAATCATAAGGCGGCGTGGACTAACCTAGGAATATTGTATGAGAGTTGCGGACAACCAAGGGATGCGTATGCATGTTATTTGAATGCAACAAgaagtataaaaaat AATACCCAGCCAAAGGCTACAGTTAACGATAACAAAGCCGGAAATTTAAATCTTAAACTCCGTACGACAGGAAATTTAACTTCACGAGAGTGTCAAGGTTTGGGTAAAGGATTGTCTCAAcgtataaaatttttagaaactcAATTAGCCCAAGCGCCTATGCCAAGTATTACTTCAAAAAGAAGACAACTTTGTTCAATTGAAGAAGCTTGGAATTTACCGATTTCATTGGAAATGAGTTCGagacaacaacaccaacaagcTACACAAGTGCAGCAACGTCAATATGGCAAAAGTGCTCACGGTTCG GTAATTCAGGGCCCACCTCCACCATATCCACACACACATCAGAATATAAATAATGTACCAACAAAGCGTTTCAAAGATGAAGCCCTCCAACAAACCGAGTCCGGCAATCGCCCAGCGCAACCGGCATTCTTCCTTTcacagcaacaactacaaactTTACAATTTTTGCAACAAAACCAAAGTACGCTTAATCATCAAGAGCAGGCGTTGTTCCAACAACTCAGCAGTCAATATCGCCTtatgcaacaatatcaacaaGCAATGAGACAGCAGAACACGTGTCAATTGCCGCAAAATGTACAAGCGCAACAATTACAATCGCCGTCGCTGCAACCAGCGCCAGGACAACCTATACACTCCACAGCGTCATCTTCGTTAACGACGGGAAATATAACTGAAGCGACGGGAGCAACGTCGAGTTCGAATGCACCGCCCGCATACGCTGGAACGCGTGATGATCAAACAAAAGCAGTTGTGCCAAAGCCATCCACATCAACTATTGAATCTGGAGTGCTGACGCAACTGTCACCAAGTAATGATCAATTGG gtGTCAGTGATCAGGAGCTGCAGGTGTTTCTCTCACAAAAAGGTTTAACCTCAACGTTTGCTGAAGATCTTTTAAAGACATTTAACCCTGATAATCTAGATATTAAGGAAGAAGATATAGATGGCACTCCTGAGGATTTATTCAATGGCCTCGATAAGAATTTATCCATCGCCGATAAAAGCAATACACTCACATCCATCGTCAGCGGCCAACAACCAACAGGCGAAGCTAACAGTACAGAAACTGCTGGCGCCGTAAAAGAAGAAACCGATGCGGAACAAAACTCAGCCGATATAAAATCGGAAAATTTTCATGGCGATGAATATGACGATCGAGATAAATATGATGATGAACTTGAAGAGCCTTCCAAATTTAGCATACAAATGGATTCGAAACAACTGATTGCAGCTGTTAAAAATCTATCGCTCGAAGAACCACCGCCCCATTGTTCCGTATTACATATAAATGCGCCACCGCCTTCGCCGCCAGATTGCCCGCCACAACGTCTTACCCGTGAACAACTACTGCCGCCCACACCATCCGTACATTTAGAGAACAAGAAGCACGCTTTCAGTCCGCAACTGCAAGAATTTTGCCTCAAGCATCCGATAGCTGTAGTACGTGGCTTGGCTGGTGCACTCAAATTAGATTTGGGTCTATTCTCCACCAAAACGCTCGTCGAAGCCAATCCCGATCATAGTGTTGAGGTGCGCACACAAGTGCATCAGTCACCGGATGAAAACTGGGATGCGTCGCAAGCAAAACGTGTTTGGGCTTGCATATCGCACCGTTCGCATACGACTATCGCAAAATATGCGCAATATCAGGCGTCCAGCTTTCAAGATAGTTTAAAG GATGAACATGATAAAGGACCAACTGGCGTACCAACAATGTCTGATTCAGATTCTAAAGATTCAGTGAGCAATTCCAATGTTAGTGGCAAGCggaaaaagcttaaaaatggcaacaaaatgttgag aTTTGGCACTAATGTCGATCTGTCGGATGAACGGAAATGGCGTTCCCAACTGGCCGAATTGCAAAAACTGCCGGCATTTGCGCGCGTCATATCGGCAGCCAATATGCTGTCACATGTCGGTCATGTCATTTTGGGTATGAACACAGTGCAGTTGTACATGAAAGTGCCGGGTAGTCGTACACCGGGTCATCAGGAGAATAACAACTTTTGctctataaatataaacattggTCCGGGCGATTGTGAGTGGTTTGCCGTGCCCGACGCTTATTGGGGTGGCATACATAATCtgtgcgaaaaaaataatattagctATTTGCACGGTTCGTGGTGGCCGGTATTAGAAGACTTGTATAAGGAGAATATACCCGTTTATCGTTTCATACAACGGCCTGGCGATTTGGTTTGGGTCAATGCAGG TTGTGTACATTGGGTGCAGTCAGTCGGTTGGTGCAATAATATAGCATGGAATGTGGGCCCACTGACGGCGCGTCAATATTCCTTAGCCGTTGAACGTTATGAATGGAATAAACTGCAAAACTTCAAGAGTATTGTGCCCATGGTGCATCTCAGTTGGAATCTCGCTAGAAATATTAAGGTTTCAGACCCAAAACTGTTTGAGCTTGTCAA AATGTGTCTGCTGCAGACACTGAAAAATGTTGTGCACACCTTGGAGTATGTAAAATCGAAAGGTGTGGAAGTGCGCTTTCATGGGCGTGGAAAAAATGAAGCCTCACATTATTGTGGACAATGCGAG GTTgaagtttttaacattttatttatacgcGAACAAGAGAAGCGTCACGTTGTGCACTGTATGGCCTGTGCACGTAAGCTATCACCAAATTTGCAAGGCATCGTTTGTTTGGAGGAATATCGTTTAAGCGAACTTTTACAAATATACGATGCTTTCGCGTTGTATAAAGTACCACAGACACTGCCACAAAGTCCGAATTCGtcgaatatttaa
- the LOC126754228 gene encoding lysine-specific demethylase 6A isoform X2, with translation MDFDAEDNLTVEEMHFIADLDSRQFGFLKLTAPENAAIRIIVERAVKILQKVIISRKEEEQREKLAIKSEDVPEESNLHVMKTEQGSDELLQENSTQVPVDLPSPQKKEEESANQTSAETPTTNQDSGKDKNKISVDVLTYCKLGHLHLLLEEYDEALAAYQKYYQLCPKNWKNLPFLYGLGMVYFHFNAFRWSIRAFRSLLYQDPNFIRASEAHLRIGLMLKVFGEYKLSLKHLKLAQIDNSPCTFSKLQIKFHIAHLYEVHNKHKAAKEAYEHLLNSKELTLELKADIYRQLGWMYHCVESLGDKKQRDNYAIICLQKSIEANPKSGQSLYLLGRCYAGINKVHDAFIAYRNSVEKSEGNADTWCSIGVLYQQQSQPTDALQAYICAVQLDKNHKAAWTNLGILYESCGQPRDAYACYLNATRSIKNNTQPKATVNDNKAGNLNLKLRTTGNLTSRECQGLGKGLSQRIKFLETQLAQAPMPSITSKRRQLCSIEEAWNLPISLEMSSRQQHQQATQVQQRQYGKSAHGSVIQGPPPPYPHTHQNINNVPTKRFKDEALQQTESGNRPAQPAFFLSQQQLQTLQFLQQNQSTLNHQEQALFQQLSSQYRLMQQYQQAMRQQNTCQLPQNVQAQQLQSPSLQPAPGQPIHSTASSSLTTGNITEATGATSSSNAPPAYAGTRDDQTKAVVPKPSTSTIESGVLTQLSPSNDQLGVSDQELQVFLSQKDIKEEDIDGTPEDLFNGLDKNLSIADKSNTLTSIVSGQQPTGEANSTETAGAVKEETDAEQNSADIKSENFHGDEYDDRDKYDDELEEPSKFSIQMDSKQLIAAVKNLSLEEPPPHCSVLHINAPPPSPPDCPPQRLTREQLLPPTPSVHLENKKHAFSPQLQEFCLKHPIAVVRGLAGALKLDLGLFSTKTLVEANPDHSVEVRTQVHQSPDENWDASQAKRVWACISHRSHTTIAKYAQYQASSFQDSLKDEHDKGPTGVPTMSDSDSKDSVSNSNVSGKRKKLKNGNKMLRFGTNVDLSDERKWRSQLAELQKLPAFARVISAANMLSHVGHVILGMNTVQLYMKVPGSRTPGHQENNNFCSININIGPGDCEWFAVPDAYWGGIHNLCEKNNISYLHGSWWPVLEDLYKENIPVYRFIQRPGDLVWVNAGCVHWVQSVGWCNNIAWNVGPLTARQYSLAVERYEWNKLQNFKSIVPMVHLSWNLARNIKVSDPKLFELVKMCLLQTLKNVVHTLEYVKSKGVEVRFHGRGKNEASHYCGQCEVEVFNILFIREQEKRHVVHCMACARKLSPNLQGIVCLEEYRLSELLQIYDAFALYKVPQTLPQSPNSSNI, from the exons atggaTTTTGATGCTGAGGACAATCTTACCGTGGAGGAAATGCACTTTATAGCCGACTTGGACAG TCGCCAGTTTGGTTTTCTCAAATTGACAGCGCCTGAAAATGCAGCCATACGTATCATTGTTGAGCGTGCAGTGAAAATCTTACAAAAGGTTATTATATCAAGAAAGGAAGAGGAGCAAAGGGaaaaattagcaataaaatCAGAGGATGTGCCTGAAGAATCAAACCTACATGTGATGAAGACAGAGCAGGGAAGTGATGAACTGTTGCAGGAAAACAGTACCCAAGTGCCTGTTGACTTACCAAGTCCccaaaagaaagaagaagaaagtgctAATCAAACATCTGCGGAAACTCCTACCACTAATCAGGACAGTggtaaagataaaaataaaatttccgtAGATGTTTTGACTTATTGTAAGCTGGGACATCTTCATTTACTTCTTGAAGAGTATGACGAAG CGCTTGCAGCTTATCAAAAGTACTATCAACTTTGTCCGAAGAACTGGAAAaatttgccttttctgtatgGCCTTGGGATGGTGTATTTCCATTTTAATGCATTTAGATG GTCTATTAGAGCGTTTCGAAGTTTACTTTATCAAGACCCGAATTTTATACGGGCTAGTGAAGCACATTTACGTATTGGTCTTATGCTAAAAGTCTTTGGGGAGTATAAACTATCACTTAAACACTTGAAATTAGCCCAAATTGACAATTCTCCATGTACATTTTCTAAACTACAAA TAAAATTTCACATTGCCCATCTATATGAAGTTCATAATAAGCATAAAGCGGCCAAAGAGGCCTACGAGCATCTTCTTAATAGTAAAGAGCTGACATTGGAATTGAAAGCAGATATATATAGACAATTAG GATGGATGTATCATTGTGTGGAATCATTAGGAGATAAAAAACAACGAGATAATTATGCAATAATATGTTTACAAAAGTCAATTGAAGCAAATCCGAAATCAGGACAATCACTGTATTTATTAGGCAGATGTTATGCGGGTATTAATAAAGTTCACGACGCATTCATAGCTTACAGAAACTCTGTGGAAAAGAGTGAAGGAAACGCCGATACATGGTGTTCTATCgg AGTATTATATCAGCAACAAAGTCAACCGACAGACGCGCTACAAGCGTATATATGTGCAGTTCAACTCGACAAGAATCATAAGGCGGCGTGGACTAACCTAGGAATATTGTATGAGAGTTGCGGACAACCAAGGGATGCGTATGCATGTTATTTGAATGCAACAAgaagtataaaaaat AATACCCAGCCAAAGGCTACAGTTAACGATAACAAAGCCGGAAATTTAAATCTTAAACTCCGTACGACAGGAAATTTAACTTCACGAGAGTGTCAAGGTTTGGGTAAAGGATTGTCTCAAcgtataaaatttttagaaactcAATTAGCCCAAGCGCCTATGCCAAGTATTACTTCAAAAAGAAGACAACTTTGTTCAATTGAAGAAGCTTGGAATTTACCGATTTCATTGGAAATGAGTTCGagacaacaacaccaacaagcTACACAAGTGCAGCAACGTCAATATGGCAAAAGTGCTCACGGTTCG GTAATTCAGGGCCCACCTCCACCATATCCACACACACATCAGAATATAAATAATGTACCAACAAAGCGTTTCAAAGATGAAGCCCTCCAACAAACCGAGTCCGGCAATCGCCCAGCGCAACCGGCATTCTTCCTTTcacagcaacaactacaaactTTACAATTTTTGCAACAAAACCAAAGTACGCTTAATCATCAAGAGCAGGCGTTGTTCCAACAACTCAGCAGTCAATATCGCCTtatgcaacaatatcaacaaGCAATGAGACAGCAGAACACGTGTCAATTGCCGCAAAATGTACAAGCGCAACAATTACAATCGCCGTCGCTGCAACCAGCGCCAGGACAACCTATACACTCCACAGCGTCATCTTCGTTAACGACGGGAAATATAACTGAAGCGACGGGAGCAACGTCGAGTTCGAATGCACCGCCCGCATACGCTGGAACGCGTGATGATCAAACAAAAGCAGTTGTGCCAAAGCCATCCACATCAACTATTGAATCTGGAGTGCTGACGCAACTGTCACCAAGTAATGATCAATTGG gtGTCAGTGATCAGGAGCTGCAGGTGTTTCTCTCACAAAAAG ATATTAAGGAAGAAGATATAGATGGCACTCCTGAGGATTTATTCAATGGCCTCGATAAGAATTTATCCATCGCCGATAAAAGCAATACACTCACATCCATCGTCAGCGGCCAACAACCAACAGGCGAAGCTAACAGTACAGAAACTGCTGGCGCCGTAAAAGAAGAAACCGATGCGGAACAAAACTCAGCCGATATAAAATCGGAAAATTTTCATGGCGATGAATATGACGATCGAGATAAATATGATGATGAACTTGAAGAGCCTTCCAAATTTAGCATACAAATGGATTCGAAACAACTGATTGCAGCTGTTAAAAATCTATCGCTCGAAGAACCACCGCCCCATTGTTCCGTATTACATATAAATGCGCCACCGCCTTCGCCGCCAGATTGCCCGCCACAACGTCTTACCCGTGAACAACTACTGCCGCCCACACCATCCGTACATTTAGAGAACAAGAAGCACGCTTTCAGTCCGCAACTGCAAGAATTTTGCCTCAAGCATCCGATAGCTGTAGTACGTGGCTTGGCTGGTGCACTCAAATTAGATTTGGGTCTATTCTCCACCAAAACGCTCGTCGAAGCCAATCCCGATCATAGTGTTGAGGTGCGCACACAAGTGCATCAGTCACCGGATGAAAACTGGGATGCGTCGCAAGCAAAACGTGTTTGGGCTTGCATATCGCACCGTTCGCATACGACTATCGCAAAATATGCGCAATATCAGGCGTCCAGCTTTCAAGATAGTTTAAAG GATGAACATGATAAAGGACCAACTGGCGTACCAACAATGTCTGATTCAGATTCTAAAGATTCAGTGAGCAATTCCAATGTTAGTGGCAAGCggaaaaagcttaaaaatggcaacaaaatgttgag aTTTGGCACTAATGTCGATCTGTCGGATGAACGGAAATGGCGTTCCCAACTGGCCGAATTGCAAAAACTGCCGGCATTTGCGCGCGTCATATCGGCAGCCAATATGCTGTCACATGTCGGTCATGTCATTTTGGGTATGAACACAGTGCAGTTGTACATGAAAGTGCCGGGTAGTCGTACACCGGGTCATCAGGAGAATAACAACTTTTGctctataaatataaacattggTCCGGGCGATTGTGAGTGGTTTGCCGTGCCCGACGCTTATTGGGGTGGCATACATAATCtgtgcgaaaaaaataatattagctATTTGCACGGTTCGTGGTGGCCGGTATTAGAAGACTTGTATAAGGAGAATATACCCGTTTATCGTTTCATACAACGGCCTGGCGATTTGGTTTGGGTCAATGCAGG TTGTGTACATTGGGTGCAGTCAGTCGGTTGGTGCAATAATATAGCATGGAATGTGGGCCCACTGACGGCGCGTCAATATTCCTTAGCCGTTGAACGTTATGAATGGAATAAACTGCAAAACTTCAAGAGTATTGTGCCCATGGTGCATCTCAGTTGGAATCTCGCTAGAAATATTAAGGTTTCAGACCCAAAACTGTTTGAGCTTGTCAA AATGTGTCTGCTGCAGACACTGAAAAATGTTGTGCACACCTTGGAGTATGTAAAATCGAAAGGTGTGGAAGTGCGCTTTCATGGGCGTGGAAAAAATGAAGCCTCACATTATTGTGGACAATGCGAG GTTgaagtttttaacattttatttatacgcGAACAAGAGAAGCGTCACGTTGTGCACTGTATGGCCTGTGCACGTAAGCTATCACCAAATTTGCAAGGCATCGTTTGTTTGGAGGAATATCGTTTAAGCGAACTTTTACAAATATACGATGCTTTCGCGTTGTATAAAGTACCACAGACACTGCCACAAAGTCCGAATTCGtcgaatatttaa